In Streptobacillus canis, the following proteins share a genomic window:
- a CDS encoding FHA domain-containing protein codes for MNKMFAKYKYILFKYLKHSNFNINGKVKFQKINSYTKYMIILIFLIITSLVYLYINFSYKALLIAYSIFNIYIMYFFLFYYPHERKRNIRYINKILQEKKDEYIHELNEQNLKSHKNHIKLLTLKDDFDYDIFSWDISNKSAVVIGKKSESNLEIDIDLSNNEYSHLVSRLHGVLNKVNDNWYYEDLESKNGSGIERKNRIKEKLIPTKSYLIEVGDIIYIGVIKILVN; via the coding sequence ATGAACAAGATGTTTGCTAAGTATAAGTATATACTATTTAAATATTTAAAACATTCAAACTTTAATATTAATGGTAAAGTAAAATTCCAAAAAATAAATTCATACACTAAATATATGATAATTTTAATATTTCTAATAATTACTTCTTTAGTATATCTTTATATTAATTTTTCATATAAAGCATTACTTATTGCATATTCAATATTTAATATATATATTATGTATTTTTTTCTGTTTTATTATCCTCACGAAAGAAAAAGAAATATTAGATATATCAATAAAATTTTACAGGAAAAAAAAGATGAATATATACATGAATTAAATGAACAAAATCTCAAGTCACATAAAAACCACATAAAACTTCTTACTTTAAAGGATGACTTTGATTATGATATATTTTCATGGGATATTTCAAATAAATCAGCTGTTGTAATAGGTAAAAAAAGTGAAAGTAATTTAGAAATCGATATTGATCTTTCAAATAATGAATATTCTCATTTAGTTAGTAGATTACATGGAGTATTAAATAAAGTAAATGATAATTGGTACTATGAAGATTTAGAATCAAAAAATGGTAGTGGAATTGAAAGAAAAAATAGAATAAAAGAAAAACTTATTCCAACAAAATCATATTTGATAGAAGTTGGGGATATCATATATATTGGTGTAATTAAGATATTAGTAAATTAA
- a CDS encoding septal ring lytic transglycosylase RlpA family protein, which translates to MRKLLTILLLGLTFSSVNANENNSSSHVENVEIKEADIKELISEIKGENEEKKDENFNLNIELKEQSQPVEEVKEEEKENTVEEVVEEKVYQTGIASYYGERWNGRKTASGEIFDTWKISAAHKKLPFGTKVKVTNLRNGKSIVVRINDRGPYIKGRVIDLSKAAFKQIEDLNKGITKVKLEIVK; encoded by the coding sequence ATGAGAAAATTACTAACTATACTTTTATTAGGGTTAACATTTTCATCAGTTAATGCTAATGAAAATAATAGTAGTAGTCATGTAGAGAATGTTGAAATTAAAGAAGCTGATATTAAGGAATTAATATCTGAAATAAAAGGAGAAAATGAAGAAAAAAAAGATGAGAACTTTAATTTAAACATTGAACTAAAAGAACAAAGTCAGCCAGTAGAAGAAGTTAAGGAAGAAGAAAAAGAAAATACTGTAGAAGAAGTAGTTGAAGAAAAAGTATATCAAACTGGAATAGCTTCATATTATGGAGAAAGATGGAATGGTAGAAAGACTGCAAGTGGAGAAATTTTTGATACTTGGAAGATATCAGCTGCACATAAAAAGTTACCTTTTGGTACAAAAGTAAAAGTTACAAACTTAAGAAATGGTAAATCAATTGTTGTAAGAATTAATGATAGAGGACCATATATTAAAGGTAGAGTAATTGATTTGAGTAAAGCAGCATTTAAACAAATTGAGGATCTAAATAAAGGGATTACTAAAGTTAAATTAGAAATCGTAAAATAG
- a CDS encoding FHA domain-containing protein yields MKLLKCSNGHMFNTTKYTNCPYCDGDKIDLSKEEEKKPIILEGDIKTSVFWIKESNISPVVGWLVCISGVDKGKDFRLINERNFIGRSTEMHVCLENDHTIARRNHCSITYNPKQRVFVLSPGESSGLVYLQGKALYESKQLINLDIIEMGESRFIFIELCGLNFDWNF; encoded by the coding sequence ATGAAATTATTGAAATGTAGTAATGGGCACATGTTTAATACAACTAAATATACAAATTGTCCGTATTGCGATGGAGATAAAATAGATTTATCAAAAGAGGAAGAGAAAAAACCAATAATATTAGAAGGGGATATAAAAACATCAGTTTTTTGGATTAAAGAAAGCAACATTTCTCCTGTTGTTGGATGGCTAGTATGTATTTCTGGAGTAGATAAAGGAAAAGATTTCAGATTAATTAATGAGAGAAATTTTATCGGAAGATCAACAGAAATGCATGTATGTTTAGAAAATGACCATACAATAGCAAGAAGAAATCATTGTTCTATAACATATAATCCAAAACAGAGAGTATTTGTACTTTCACCTGGTGAAAGTAGTGGATTAGTATATTTACAAGGTAAAGCTTTATATGAAAGCAAACAACTTATTAATTTAGATATTATAGAAATGGGGGAAAGTAGATTCATTTTCATAGAATTATGTGGATTGAATTTTGACTGGAATTTTTGA
- a CDS encoding ligand-binding sensor domain-containing protein — protein MENNKLSIFPYDINKDDTHFVFFETDEFTIWVSLFIEGEFEKIYLVTLIEDLVFKFSENPNYSAKYIKKLIKETLRDFDDLKIEKDKENTSIYLSVLLTDYSNLIYVYMKDYNLKIIRSDEIFFKNEIITNEDVFASTEIFPLKENDEINVLINDIILTKVLINKINTKTKFKTNNIFLQYLFIFSILFIISYFILISMFVNKIYENIENEIKMININKDFNYENNNKIFINIEILLKRLDKKYLFLTRNNITKKEQYINKINIAKKNNEILKKVFEIKELSKILIKNREFLNAKNEYIKIKSKIEEVDNELLEYIEKDIREIDRLVIIQNDELFLTDDDLIKNIKIVDKLIGEYEKSYFDINILDLNEIKSKNQNRINEIKKVLDERNSKLDELIKNDILNAKVELEELIEGYSKLSLNLERESLEKRKIEIDEKIEYLKSEMNELFEKHKKYYDNKEYITSVSYLEKSLYFANLLNNQNKIKEIEGRIRLIYKQKKKDDDENKKIKPVNKEKLEFEIRKSIKLSIEKGDDYLKNNDFEKAYIEYKRALDSMPKVNYSKTTQNEVNKKIEYIKRKMGKKWWELWK, from the coding sequence ATGGAAAATAATAAATTAAGTATTTTTCCCTATGATATAAATAAAGATGATACCCATTTTGTATTTTTTGAAACAGATGAATTTACAATTTGGGTATCTCTTTTTATTGAAGGGGAATTTGAAAAAATATATTTAGTAACACTAATTGAGGATTTAGTTTTTAAATTTAGTGAGAATCCAAATTATAGTGCTAAATATATAAAAAAATTGATTAAAGAAACACTTAGAGATTTTGATGATTTAAAAATTGAAAAAGATAAAGAAAATACATCAATATATTTGTCTGTTTTATTAACGGATTATTCTAATCTTATTTATGTTTACATGAAAGATTATAACTTAAAAATTATTAGATCTGATGAAATATTTTTTAAAAATGAAATAATAACTAATGAAGATGTTTTTGCATCAACAGAAATATTTCCTTTAAAAGAAAATGACGAAATAAATGTATTAATTAACGATATTATTTTAACTAAAGTTCTTATAAATAAAATAAATACAAAAACAAAGTTTAAAACGAATAATATATTCCTTCAATATCTATTTATATTTTCAATTTTATTCATTATATCTTATTTTATTTTGATTAGTATGTTTGTAAATAAAATATATGAAAATATTGAAAATGAAATAAAAATGATAAATATAAACAAAGACTTTAATTATGAAAATAATAATAAGATATTTATAAATATAGAAATTTTACTTAAAAGACTAGATAAGAAATATTTATTCTTAACTAGAAATAATATAACAAAAAAAGAGCAATATATAAATAAAATAAACATAGCTAAAAAAAATAATGAAATTTTAAAAAAAGTTTTTGAAATAAAAGAATTAAGCAAAATATTGATAAAAAATAGAGAGTTTTTAAATGCTAAGAATGAATATATTAAGATTAAAAGCAAAATAGAAGAAGTTGATAATGAATTATTAGAGTATATCGAAAAAGATATAAGAGAAATAGATAGATTAGTAATAATTCAAAATGATGAATTATTTTTAACAGATGATGATTTAATTAAAAATATAAAGATAGTTGATAAATTAATTGGAGAATATGAAAAATCATATTTTGATATTAATATTTTAGATTTAAATGAGATAAAGAGTAAAAATCAAAATAGAATAAATGAAATAAAAAAAGTATTAGATGAAAGAAATTCAAAATTAGATGAATTAATAAAGAATGATATATTAAATGCAAAAGTTGAATTAGAAGAATTAATTGAAGGTTATTCAAAACTTTCACTAAATTTAGAAAGAGAATCTTTAGAAAAAAGGAAAATTGAAATAGATGAGAAAATAGAATATTTAAAATCAGAAATGAATGAATTATTTGAAAAACATAAAAAATATTATGATAATAAAGAGTATATTACATCGGTATCATATCTTGAAAAATCATTATATTTTGCTAATCTTTTAAATAATCAAAATAAAATAAAAGAAATAGAGGGAAGAATTAGGTTAATTTATAAACAGAAAAAAAAGGATGATGATGAAAATAAAAAAATAAAACCAGTTAATAAAGAAAAATTAGAATTTGAAATAAGAAAAAGTATTAAATTGTCAATTGAAAAAGGGGATGATTATTTAAAAAACAATGATTTTGAAAAAGCGTATATTGAATATAAAAGAGCACTGGATAGCATGCCTAAGGTAAATTATTCCAAAACTACACAAAATGAAGTAAATAAAAAAATAGAATATATAAAAAGAAAAATGGGCAAAAAGTGGTGGGAATTATGGAAATAG
- a CDS encoding protein kinase domain-containing protein codes for MEIEYYKKTFDISLPGFDLMFKNEINTMIYLLMNKIKCIPKILRVKIQKDNKEIFYEKINGETLYDYNIEKLSLKEKLELYLKILEAVFEIHELGLIHNDINTCNIIINGNEVYLIDFSEARFIEKYYDKKYYSYTRGFSSIERYSNIEKNYYENDTYSLTAIFYFIIFNKKNPDICDTKYNYITHNNKKIEFFLKKGLSLNRLKRHRNIKNMIEKISDIIEKL; via the coding sequence ATGGAAATAGAATATTACAAAAAAACATTTGATATTTCATTACCTGGTTTTGATCTTATGTTTAAAAATGAGATAAATACAATGATTTATTTACTAATGAATAAAATTAAATGTATACCTAAAATCTTAAGAGTAAAAATTCAAAAAGATAATAAAGAAATATTTTATGAAAAAATTAATGGTGAAACATTATATGATTATAACATAGAGAAATTATCGTTGAAAGAAAAATTGGAATTATACTTAAAGATATTAGAAGCTGTTTTTGAAATACATGAATTAGGCTTAATACATAATGATATTAATACTTGCAATATTATTATTAATGGAAATGAAGTATATTTAATTGATTTTAGTGAAGCACGTTTTATAGAAAAATATTATGATAAGAAATATTATTCATATACAAGGGGATTCTCAAGTATTGAAAGATATTCTAATATTGAAAAAAATTATTATGAAAATGATACATATTCTTTGACAGCAATATTCTATTTCATAATATTTAATAAAAAAAATCCAGATATTTGTGATACTAAATATAATTACATTACACATAATAATAAAAAAATAGAGTTTTTTTTGAAAAAAGGGCTTTCACTTAATAGATTAAAGAGACATAGAAATATAAAAAATATGATAGAAAAGATAAGTGATATTATTGAAAAATTATAG